One Prodigiosinella aquatilis DNA window includes the following coding sequences:
- the otsB gene encoding trehalose-phosphatase, which translates to MTDDMPVSPLHQDNYAFFFDLDGTLAEIKPTPEQVVIPSSVLHTLHALSEYSNGALALVSGRAVSELDNLLAPLTLPLAGVHGAERRDSLGQVHRITLPTGMLQVLKERLTIAMSAFPGSKLESKGIAFALHYRQVPEYQQDILILAESLCHAYPQLMLQPGKCVVELKPHGVDKGTAIGAFMQEHPFSGRIPVFIGDDLTDEAGFYQVNMLNGLSIKVGPGETAAHFRLNNVAAVHHWLKQQHRCTNNIGKEKGL; encoded by the coding sequence ATGACTGACGACATGCCAGTTAGCCCACTACATCAAGATAATTACGCTTTTTTCTTTGATTTGGATGGTACCCTGGCGGAGATAAAACCCACACCAGAGCAGGTTGTCATTCCCTCTTCGGTTCTCCACACGCTACATGCCCTCTCTGAATACAGTAATGGTGCTCTGGCCCTGGTATCAGGCCGCGCTGTGTCAGAACTGGATAATCTGCTTGCACCTCTGACGTTACCGCTGGCAGGAGTGCACGGTGCAGAGCGACGTGACAGTCTGGGCCAGGTACATCGAATTACCCTACCGACAGGAATGCTACAGGTCCTAAAGGAGCGACTCACTATAGCGATGTCCGCTTTCCCTGGCAGTAAGCTGGAAAGCAAAGGTATCGCGTTTGCATTGCACTATCGCCAGGTTCCTGAATACCAACAGGACATTCTGATACTGGCGGAATCTCTCTGCCACGCCTATCCGCAACTGATGTTGCAACCTGGGAAATGCGTGGTGGAACTCAAGCCACATGGGGTAGATAAAGGTACGGCCATTGGTGCCTTCATGCAGGAACACCCTTTTTCTGGCCGTATCCCGGTATTTATTGGTGATGATCTGACAGATGAAGCCGGTTTCTACCAGGTCAACATGCTGAACGGTCTATCCATCAAAGTAGGACCGGGAGAAACTGCAGCACATTTTCGGCTCAATAATGTTGCAGCAGTACACCATTGGCTCAAACAACAACACCGATGCACAAACAATATCGGTAAGGAGAAAGGATTATGA
- the idnO gene encoding gluconate 5-dehydrogenase, whose product MKNLFSLENKKILITGAAQGIGFLLAKGLAEYGAEIIVNDVTAERSENAVSELKKMGYVAYSMPFDVTNNHSVNESVDYIEDNIGEIDVLINNAGIQRRHPFTEFPENEWNDVIAVNQTAVFFVSQAVARKMMVRRSGKIINICSMQSELGRDTITPYAASKGAVKMLTRGMCVELARYNIQINGIAPGYFKTEMTKALVENEEFTSWLTKRTPAARWGDPKELIGSAVFLSSQASDFVNGHLLFVDGGMLVAV is encoded by the coding sequence ATGAAAAATCTATTTTCATTAGAGAATAAAAAAATACTTATTACTGGCGCGGCACAGGGCATCGGTTTTTTACTCGCCAAAGGGTTGGCTGAGTATGGAGCAGAAATTATTGTAAATGATGTGACCGCCGAGCGTTCAGAGAATGCGGTCTCGGAATTAAAAAAAATGGGTTATGTGGCTTATTCAATGCCATTTGATGTGACAAATAATCATAGTGTGAATGAGTCTGTCGATTACATAGAAGACAATATCGGTGAAATTGACGTTTTGATCAATAATGCTGGTATTCAACGGCGGCACCCTTTTACTGAATTCCCTGAGAATGAGTGGAACGATGTTATTGCTGTTAACCAGACAGCCGTATTTTTTGTTTCTCAAGCCGTGGCCCGTAAAATGATGGTTCGCAGGAGCGGGAAGATTATTAATATTTGTTCAATGCAAAGCGAACTGGGTAGAGATACGATTACACCGTATGCCGCATCGAAAGGCGCTGTAAAAATGTTAACACGTGGCATGTGTGTAGAGCTCGCTCGTTATAATATTCAGATAAATGGTATTGCCCCTGGATATTTTAAAACTGAAATGACGAAAGCGCTGGTTGAAAATGAAGAGTTCACTTCATGGTTGACGAAACGTACTCCTGCTGCGCGTTGGGGTGATCCGAAAGAGCTTATTGGTTCTGCTGTCTTTTTATCATCACAAGCATCAGATTTTGTTAATGGACATTTATTATTCGTCGATGGTGGAATGCTGGTCGCCGTATAA
- a CDS encoding gluconate:H+ symporter, whose product MPLIIIAIGVVLLLILMIGFKINGFIALVLVAALVGIAEGMTPLKTIASIQSGIGNTLGGLALILGFGAMLGRLISDTGAAQRIASTLIHRFGRNNIQWALLITGLIVGLAMFYEVGFVLLLPLVFTIVASAGLPLLYVGVPMVAALSVTHCFLPPHPGPTAIATIFNANLGTTLLYGLIIAIPTVIIAGPLFSKLLKKYEKEPPKGLFNPHVFAEEEMPGFGVSLLSAIIPVILMASAAICEMLLPKGNTVRLLFEFIGHPAVALFIAIVLAIFTLGLRNGRNIESVMAIASDSIGAIAMIMFIIAGGGAFKQVLVDSGVGNYIAMLMKGSSLSPLLMCWTVAALLRVALGSATVAAITTAGIVLPLIAITHVDPALMVLAVGAGSVIASHVNDPGFWLFKGYFNLSVVETLKVWTVMETLISILGLIGVLMLNSVIHA is encoded by the coding sequence ATGCCGTTAATAATAATAGCGATTGGTGTCGTTCTCTTACTTATTCTTATGATTGGCTTCAAAATAAATGGATTTATCGCACTAGTGCTGGTTGCTGCGCTGGTAGGAATTGCCGAAGGAATGACACCACTTAAAACGATTGCCTCTATTCAGTCTGGTATAGGCAATACCCTTGGCGGGTTAGCACTTATTCTTGGGTTTGGTGCGATGCTTGGCCGATTGATTTCTGATACCGGGGCGGCACAACGCATTGCGTCTACCCTGATTCATCGATTTGGCAGAAATAATATTCAATGGGCCTTGTTAATTACCGGATTAATTGTTGGCTTGGCCATGTTCTATGAAGTGGGTTTTGTATTATTGCTGCCACTGGTTTTTACTATTGTTGCCTCTGCCGGATTACCGTTGCTTTACGTTGGGGTTCCCATGGTGGCCGCGCTTTCTGTGACCCACTGTTTTCTGCCGCCTCATCCTGGTCCGACAGCGATTGCCACCATTTTTAATGCAAACCTGGGCACAACATTGCTCTATGGCCTTATTATTGCGATTCCTACGGTTATCATCGCCGGTCCTTTATTTTCAAAGTTGCTTAAAAAATACGAAAAAGAGCCCCCTAAGGGACTGTTTAATCCCCATGTATTTGCTGAAGAAGAGATGCCGGGTTTTGGCGTCAGCCTGTTATCCGCTATTATTCCGGTTATTTTAATGGCTTCTGCTGCAATTTGTGAAATGTTGTTGCCAAAAGGTAATACGGTACGATTGCTTTTTGAATTTATCGGACACCCTGCCGTTGCTCTTTTTATTGCTATCGTATTGGCTATATTTACGTTGGGTCTGCGTAATGGACGAAATATAGAGTCTGTCATGGCGATTGCGAGTGACTCTATCGGTGCCATAGCCATGATCATGTTTATTATTGCTGGTGGCGGCGCATTTAAACAGGTCCTGGTTGATAGTGGGGTGGGCAATTATATTGCGATGCTGATGAAGGGGTCCTCTCTATCTCCATTGCTAATGTGCTGGACAGTAGCCGCCTTGCTGAGAGTTGCCCTGGGATCGGCAACGGTCGCGGCGATTACTACCGCGGGTATTGTATTACCTTTAATTGCGATTACACATGTTGATCCCGCGTTAATGGTGTTGGCCGTGGGGGCCGGCAGTGTGATTGCGTCACATGTGAATGATCCTGGTTTCTGGTTGTTTAAAGGGTATTTCAATCTTAGTGTGGTAGAAACATTAAAGGTGTGGACGGTGATGGAAACACTGATATCCATATTGGGACTTATTGGTGTCCTCATGCTTAATAGTGTTATCCACGCGTAG
- the rdgB gene encoding RdgB/HAM1 family non-canonical purine NTP pyrophosphatase: protein MDNNMRIILATQNSGKLKEFSSIAKLACASVNFEIKPIANDIGDIHETGDNYLDNALIKAETVYAFYHSPVLSDDSGLELIDFNNIPGVYSARFAGISANDGENRSKLCEFMTSNSVSSTPARYRCLLIYKPDVASYFKFEAIWDGVITTDLRGHSGFGYDPMFIPNGFRCTAAELDNEVKNNVSHRAKALFEFFNFLGA, encoded by the coding sequence ATGGATAATAATATGCGGATTATATTGGCAACTCAGAATAGTGGGAAGTTGAAGGAGTTCTCATCTATTGCAAAACTCGCTTGTGCAAGTGTTAATTTTGAGATCAAACCTATCGCTAATGATATCGGTGATATTCATGAGACTGGCGATAATTATCTAGACAATGCATTGATAAAAGCTGAAACCGTTTATGCTTTCTACCATAGCCCCGTGCTTTCTGATGATTCGGGTCTTGAACTCATTGATTTTAACAATATCCCGGGTGTTTATTCTGCACGATTCGCTGGTATTTCTGCTAACGATGGGGAAAACAGGAGTAAACTTTGTGAATTTATGACATCGAATTCTGTTTCTTCTACCCCGGCGCGATACCGTTGTTTACTTATTTATAAACCAGATGTAGCATCTTATTTCAAATTTGAAGCAATCTGGGATGGTGTGATCACAACCGATTTAAGAGGACACTCCGGCTTTGGCTATGACCCTATGTTCATCCCAAATGGTTTCAGATGCACAGCAGCAGAATTAGATAATGAAGTTAAAAATAACGTTTCTCATAGAGCAAAAGCGTTATTTGAATTTTTCAACTTTTTGGGAGCGTAG
- a CDS encoding zinc-binding dehydrogenase — protein MQHLKIGQRVVTAGVHGTWAEYFLTTATTAVPLPDEINDKVGCQLIAMPISALMLLEYLDIKPGQWMIQNAANGTVGKTVAMLAKSRGIHVINLVRRHGTIKEMAALGLRNTISTDHPDWQEQIAALLDGKPLVRAVDSVGGKSSGDLLHLLSEGGMLVSFGAMSGQPMQVSSGDMIFKQVTMKGFWASKVASTASAQDKQRMIGELIHLAASGDLILPVDSLFDLSDAAQAVTASERPGRQGKILLRG, from the coding sequence GTGCAGCACCTGAAAATCGGTCAGCGCGTGGTAACCGCTGGCGTACATGGCACCTGGGCGGAATATTTTCTGACCACAGCTACAACGGCGGTACCATTACCGGATGAGATTAATGACAAGGTTGGTTGCCAACTGATTGCTATGCCGATAAGCGCATTAATGCTGCTGGAATACCTTGATATCAAACCCGGGCAATGGATGATTCAGAACGCCGCCAACGGCACAGTTGGGAAAACCGTAGCCATGCTGGCTAAATCACGGGGAATTCATGTCATTAATCTGGTTCGTCGTCATGGAACCATCAAAGAGATGGCCGCACTAGGATTGAGAAATACGATTTCGACCGATCATCCCGACTGGCAAGAACAGATTGCTGCCCTGTTGGACGGAAAACCACTGGTACGTGCAGTTGACTCTGTAGGCGGTAAAAGCAGTGGCGATTTGTTACATCTGCTAAGTGAAGGAGGAATGCTGGTTTCGTTTGGTGCCATGAGCGGTCAACCTATGCAAGTCAGTTCCGGTGACATGATTTTCAAGCAGGTGACAATGAAGGGATTTTGGGCCAGTAAAGTAGCCAGCACAGCGTCAGCCCAAGATAAGCAGCGAATGATCGGAGAATTGATACATCTGGCTGCCAGCGGTGATCTGATACTGCCGGTAGACTCGCTATTCGATCTTTCCGACGCGGCTCAGGCGGTAACGGCCAGCGAACGGCCTGGGCGTCAGGGCAAAATACTGTTACGCGGTTAA
- a CDS encoding substrate-binding domain-containing protein has product MKNHRVTLQDIANLANVTKMTVSRYLRTPNQVAPETGKKIAQIMEEVNYIPNRAPEMLLNTKSYTIGVLIPSFKNQIFADMLAGIESVTSGKQYQILIANYNYKQKSEEEQIINLLAYNIDGIILSEKSHTVRAVKYLRSAKIPIVEVMDIEGPCLDMEVGYSNSKAAFDMVSTMLENRNKKKIIYLGSQDDLRDELRFQGYCEAMRKKGLPTHHINPKSISSIQLGTQLLALALKEHPDLDGIFCTNDDIAVGALISCFKQGINVPDDISIAGFHGLEIGKEMVPSLASVITPRFMVGQKAASILLNKINDTHYSTYSMDLGYQIYLGETL; this is encoded by the coding sequence ATGAAAAACCATAGAGTAACGTTGCAGGATATAGCGAATCTAGCGAATGTGACCAAGATGACGGTGAGTCGGTATCTGAGGACACCTAACCAGGTTGCACCTGAAACAGGGAAAAAAATTGCTCAGATTATGGAGGAGGTTAATTACATCCCCAACCGGGCACCAGAAATGTTGCTTAATACAAAGAGTTACACGATTGGTGTTTTGATCCCTTCGTTCAAAAATCAAATCTTTGCCGATATGCTCGCAGGTATTGAGTCGGTTACTTCCGGGAAGCAATATCAAATATTGATTGCTAATTACAATTACAAACAGAAATCGGAAGAAGAACAAATCATCAATTTGCTCGCTTATAATATTGATGGAATTATTTTGTCTGAAAAATCGCACACGGTGCGAGCAGTGAAATATTTACGCTCAGCTAAAATCCCTATTGTGGAAGTTATGGATATTGAAGGACCATGCCTGGATATGGAAGTTGGTTACTCTAACAGTAAAGCCGCATTCGACATGGTTTCAACGATGCTGGAAAACCGTAATAAGAAAAAGATTATTTATCTTGGCTCTCAGGACGATCTGCGTGATGAATTACGGTTTCAAGGGTATTGTGAGGCTATGAGAAAAAAAGGATTACCTACTCACCATATTAACCCTAAATCCATTTCATCCATTCAGCTTGGCACACAATTATTGGCATTGGCATTAAAGGAACATCCGGATCTCGATGGTATTTTCTGTACTAATGATGATATCGCCGTTGGTGCGTTGATTAGCTGTTTTAAACAAGGGATCAACGTTCCTGATGATATATCGATTGCAGGATTCCATGGGCTTGAAATCGGGAAGGAAATGGTTCCCAGTCTCGCCAGTGTTATCACTCCCCGGTTTATGGTCGGTCAAAAAGCAGCAAGTATTCTGTTAAATAAAATCAACGATACTCATTATTCAACGTATTCAATGGATTTGGGATATCAAATTTATCTCGGGGAAACATTGTGA
- a CDS encoding HAD-IIB family hydrolase, translated as MRTYIFDLDGTIVTNGKVIHDVIANKISSLADKYTVIFASARPIRDMLPLIPENLRNCLMVGCNGGMAWEKNAFIFSHTFADEKAKRIVSFLKANKIPYVLDGNWKFSVSDISHDFHAYIRSLSEDETSEESIFDSGITKILVLDGCSREKINTFFYNENFNFNIHHHRNENIFDITPQVENKYLSLSKLGVSFEEAIVFGNDENDFAMLDNARVSVFVGAMSDYPKATFYCRTEYIPTILNEVSDTFDRGINKHYVNKQQIAIESIDDLIRLQKTISSWVPCEPDILLKLQIAKISSWIGYSLYELYSIALERSIFHKKRGITSPKEDGGGKKSYSLYKMKESMIVALNKELLRIKNNLEFSSSLHNEVRYKRINERLNNSALIIEKILTMTNTLLSEINIQNDDSTEIVNIYHECFISPSLPVREYEGEVSHSITKKMRMMYSNYINLEVPTVECCCAILNDFEFDWSNTPFIHDLSRQIEDEVYHAIILREEYEKHGGGGPALNSHFRFWQMARGEDLPTRLYIHQKMGEWIGIDAAIMQVLTCNDSDVTEIYTSIVSDEINHTRLGTYWIDQYCDDYEKVKEKALNKRKQFDETDEGPVKFPVNEYVCELCEFKRDEIIQLLERESTFGRLNG; from the coding sequence GTGAGAACTTATATCTTTGATTTAGATGGGACTATAGTTACAAACGGCAAAGTTATACATGATGTTATTGCTAACAAAATTTCATCATTAGCTGATAAGTATACTGTGATATTCGCTTCTGCAAGGCCAATCAGGGATATGTTGCCGCTGATACCAGAAAATCTCCGAAATTGCCTGATGGTTGGATGCAATGGAGGTATGGCATGGGAGAAAAACGCGTTTATCTTTTCACATACTTTTGCCGATGAAAAAGCAAAGAGAATAGTTAGTTTCCTCAAGGCAAATAAGATCCCTTATGTCTTGGACGGCAACTGGAAATTTTCAGTATCAGACATAAGCCATGACTTCCATGCATATATAAGATCACTATCAGAGGATGAAACGAGTGAAGAATCTATTTTTGATAGTGGTATCACTAAAATATTAGTTTTGGATGGATGCTCAAGAGAGAAAATAAACACATTCTTCTATAACGAAAATTTTAATTTTAATATTCATCATCATAGGAATGAAAACATTTTTGATATTACACCTCAAGTGGAGAATAAGTACTTATCTTTGTCTAAACTGGGTGTGAGTTTTGAAGAGGCGATTGTTTTTGGGAATGATGAAAATGATTTTGCTATGTTGGATAATGCCCGGGTTTCTGTTTTCGTCGGTGCTATGTCTGACTATCCGAAAGCGACATTTTACTGTCGGACTGAATATATCCCAACAATTTTAAATGAAGTCTCTGATACATTTGATCGAGGGATTAATAAGCATTATGTAAATAAACAACAAATAGCAATTGAAAGTATCGATGATTTAATCCGTTTACAGAAAACCATCAGTAGTTGGGTACCTTGTGAACCTGATATTCTGTTGAAACTACAAATTGCAAAAATATCATCCTGGATTGGATATTCATTGTATGAATTGTATAGTATTGCTTTGGAAAGAAGTATTTTTCATAAAAAAAGAGGCATTACCTCTCCAAAGGAAGATGGTGGAGGAAAGAAGAGTTATTCATTATATAAGATGAAGGAATCAATGATTGTAGCACTCAATAAAGAATTGTTGAGAATTAAAAACAATCTTGAGTTTTCTTCTTCCTTACACAATGAGGTTAGATATAAAAGAATCAATGAGAGATTAAATAATTCAGCCTTGATTATAGAAAAAATACTCACTATGACAAACACTCTTCTTTCTGAAATAAACATTCAAAATGATGATTCAACTGAAATTGTTAATATCTATCATGAATGTTTTATTTCTCCATCTTTACCGGTTCGAGAATATGAAGGTGAGGTTTCGCATTCCATAACGAAAAAAATGCGAATGATGTATTCTAATTATATTAATCTGGAAGTTCCAACCGTAGAGTGTTGTTGTGCGATTCTTAATGATTTTGAATTTGACTGGTCTAATACTCCATTTATTCATGATCTCAGTCGGCAAATAGAAGACGAAGTTTATCATGCAATTATATTACGAGAAGAGTATGAAAAACACGGAGGAGGTGGGCCCGCATTAAATTCTCATTTTAGATTTTGGCAGATGGCGAGAGGAGAAGACCTCCCTACACGCCTTTATATCCACCAGAAAATGGGTGAATGGATAGGTATCGATGCCGCTATTATGCAAGTATTGACTTGCAATGATAGTGATGTAACAGAAATTTATACGTCTATTGTCAGTGATGAAATAAACCATACTCGTTTGGGAACATATTGGATCGATCAATATTGTGATGACTATGAAAAGGTTAAAGAAAAGGCATTAAATAAAAGAAAACAGTTCGATGAAACTGACGAAGGGCCAGTAAAATTTCCGGTTAATGAGTATGTATGCGAGCTATGTGAATTCAAACGTGATGAAATTATTCAGCTTTTAGAACGTGAGTCTACATTTGGACGGTTAAATGGATAA
- a CDS encoding gluconokinase has product MKREKGGKSFVLMGVASTGKSTIGAALARTLGAKFIDGDDLHPRHNILKMASGHPLNDDDRLPWLERIRDAAFSMEKKNETGIIVCSALKKKYRDMIRDGNEHVAFIHLYGSFELVLARMQARTGHFMPVELLKSQFEALEMPGDDEPDVLHVDIDGDFDDVVTRCVDAVRCYCL; this is encoded by the coding sequence ATGAAACGAGAAAAAGGCGGGAAAAGTTTTGTGCTGATGGGCGTGGCAAGTACAGGGAAGTCAACAATAGGTGCAGCATTGGCAAGAACGCTTGGCGCCAAATTTATTGATGGAGATGATCTGCATCCTCGACATAATATTTTAAAGATGGCGAGCGGACATCCTTTAAACGATGATGACCGATTACCCTGGCTTGAACGTATTCGTGATGCCGCATTCAGTATGGAAAAGAAAAATGAAACCGGCATTATTGTTTGTTCGGCGCTGAAGAAGAAGTACCGCGATATGATTCGAGATGGTAATGAGCATGTGGCCTTTATTCATTTATACGGTTCCTTTGAACTGGTATTAGCACGTATGCAGGCTCGTACCGGTCATTTCATGCCGGTTGAACTACTGAAGAGTCAGTTTGAGGCGCTGGAAATGCCAGGCGATGATGAACCTGATGTTCTCCATGTGGATATCGACGGTGATTTTGATGATGTCGTGACGCGTTGTGTTGACGCGGTCCGCTGTTACTGTCTTTAA
- a CDS encoding type 1 glutamine amidotransferase domain-containing protein, which translates to MKILMILTSHDQLGNTGKKTGFWLEEFAAPYYVFKDAGASLTLASPKGGHPPLDPKSDAPDAQTEYTERFRQDPEAQQMLASTQRLSDVHEADFDAVFYPGGHGPLWDLAQDPYSIALIEAFARAGKPVGAVCHAPGVLRHVKNSDGAPLVKGRKVTGFTNSEEEAVQLINVVPFLVEDELKRQGGIYEKIADWHPHVVTDGLLVTGQNPASSAPVASEMLKLLA; encoded by the coding sequence ATGAAAATTTTGATGATACTGACATCACACGATCAGTTGGGTAACACTGGGAAAAAAACCGGGTTCTGGCTGGAGGAATTCGCCGCCCCCTATTATGTTTTCAAAGATGCCGGAGCTTCACTGACACTTGCTTCACCAAAAGGGGGGCACCCACCGCTTGATCCGAAAAGTGATGCGCCCGATGCACAAACCGAATATACGGAACGTTTCAGACAAGACCCGGAAGCCCAACAGATGCTGGCCTCGACACAACGCTTGTCGGATGTACATGAAGCCGATTTCGACGCTGTATTTTATCCCGGTGGCCACGGTCCGCTATGGGATCTGGCACAAGATCCGTATTCCATCGCCTTAATTGAAGCATTTGCCAGGGCTGGAAAACCGGTTGGCGCGGTTTGTCATGCCCCTGGAGTATTACGCCATGTGAAAAACAGTGATGGCGCCCCACTGGTTAAAGGCCGCAAAGTCACTGGTTTCACCAATAGTGAAGAAGAAGCCGTACAACTCATCAATGTCGTACCTTTTCTGGTAGAAGATGAACTGAAACGGCAAGGTGGTATTTACGAAAAAATCGCCGACTGGCATCCACATGTAGTCACTGATGGACTGCTGGTCACCGGGCAAAATCCGGCCAGCTCTGCGCCAGTTGCCTCTGAAATGCTGAAACTGCTGGCTTAA
- the idnD gene encoding L-idonate 5-dehydrogenase produces the protein MIDETKSCVVSGKNKVSVIQQEVNYQGIGTLVRITRGGICGSDLHYYHEGKVGTYQVKQPMILGHEVIGVVVESDSDKIIKNQKVAINPSKPCGHCEYCKSHEENQCINMRFFGSAMYFPHVDGGFTQYKIVDTSQCIPFDDQASEQVMAFAEPLAVAIHAVNQSGDINGKKVFISGVGPIGCLVVAAAKAMGAKEIVCADVSERSLTMASAMGATTVLNAVSADFSPYLKDKGYFDVSFEVSGHPQSISRCLEVTRAKGTVVQVGMGGAVPDFPIMMLIAKEITLTGTFRFKEEFNTSVEWLNNNTVNPLPLLSAEFCYDELEKALLFASDKTKAAKVQLTF, from the coding sequence ATGATCGATGAAACAAAATCCTGCGTTGTGTCGGGAAAAAATAAAGTCAGTGTTATTCAGCAGGAAGTCAATTATCAGGGAATAGGGACATTGGTAAGAATTACTCGTGGTGGGATCTGTGGTTCTGATCTGCATTATTATCATGAGGGTAAGGTCGGGACCTATCAGGTTAAACAACCGATGATACTGGGTCATGAAGTTATCGGGGTTGTTGTTGAGAGTGATAGCGATAAGATTATTAAAAACCAGAAAGTCGCTATTAATCCAAGTAAGCCTTGTGGTCACTGTGAATATTGTAAGTCGCATGAAGAAAATCAATGTATCAATATGCGATTTTTTGGCAGTGCTATGTATTTCCCCCATGTGGATGGTGGGTTTACGCAATATAAAATAGTAGATACAAGTCAGTGTATTCCTTTTGATGATCAAGCCAGTGAGCAGGTTATGGCATTTGCCGAGCCATTGGCTGTCGCAATCCATGCTGTTAATCAGTCTGGTGATATTAACGGGAAAAAAGTTTTCATATCCGGTGTCGGCCCTATCGGCTGCCTGGTGGTTGCCGCAGCAAAAGCGATGGGGGCAAAAGAGATTGTTTGCGCCGATGTAAGTGAGCGGTCACTGACTATGGCGAGTGCCATGGGGGCGACAACCGTACTTAATGCCGTATCGGCTGATTTCTCTCCCTATTTGAAAGACAAAGGTTACTTTGATGTTTCGTTCGAGGTGTCTGGTCATCCGCAATCGATCTCGCGTTGTTTAGAGGTCACCCGAGCGAAAGGAACGGTGGTTCAGGTGGGTATGGGTGGCGCGGTGCCCGATTTCCCGATCATGATGCTTATTGCCAAAGAAATAACGTTGACCGGAACATTCAGGTTTAAAGAGGAATTTAATACATCAGTGGAGTGGTTAAATAACAATACTGTTAATCCATTGCCATTGCTAAGCGCTGAGTTTTGTTACGACGAATTGGAAAAGGCGCTTTTATTCGCATCAGATAAAACAAAAGCAGCAAAAGTACAGTTAACGTTTTAA